From Cyanobacteriota bacterium:
TTGGCTCATCGTTCACCGCATCTACTAGGGGAAAGATAGACCGAGCCGTCTTGACAACCGCTTCTTGTCCAGCTATCAGTTGGCGAATCATCTCTTCGGCTGGAGGCACTCCAGGTGTTTCTGGAATCGAGCTGAGTTCAGCATAGTCTCGATAGGTACCAGGAGCAGGAAAGCCTAGGGAGCGAATCCGCTCTGCAATCTGATCAACAGCAAGCGCTAGCTCTGTGTATTGAGCTTCAAACATCAGGTGCAAGGTCTGGAACATGGGACCAGTCACATTCCAGTGGAAATTGTGAGTTTTAAGATACAGCGTGTAGGTATCAGCAAGTAAGCGAGACAAGCCATCGGCAATATTTTTACGATCGGCTTCCGCAATCCCAATATCAATAGTCAATGGTTGAGTAGCCATAGCATTAACCTCCGTAGTAGATGGTATTTAACTAGCCACTTTAGGCACCCAACTAAGCTAAGTGCTTCATGAGTACCGATCGTGGCGCACGACGAACACGACATCGAATAGTCTCATGGCCCAATCGGGCGCAGGCTTCATAGCGATGACAGCCAGAAAAGCCATAATACCGACCTTCCACTTCTAAAACCTCGATTGGTTCCCGTAGCCCCTCTACCGCAATCGACTCCATAAGAGCAGCCACTTTCTCTGGATTATTCTGACGATATAGGGGACGATGAATCTGGTTCAAGGGAATGTCTTGTATTCTGGCCATAGAGTCTATACTACTTAACCCTACTTCTAAATCATACTCGTTATGAGTACGAGTTGCAAGTCACCCATGTGGATTTACAACAGGCTAAATTGCTATCGAGTTGCACTCCTATTACTCAAGCGCACGATCGTAGCGTGGCGACACGATCGTGCATCCTTGCTAGCAGCGGCTTTGGCCTTTTACACCACTTTTTCCCTAGCGCCATTACTCGTGATTGGAATCAGCATCGCTAGTCTCATTTTTAATCAGGAAACAGTGCAGCAGAGTGTGCTGGAGCAAATTCAACTGGCGATCGGTCGCGAAGGGGCAGTTACTGTGCAAGCTATGATCTCAGCCCAACTTCGAGAGCGCTCTGGGCTGATCCCAACCGTTACCAGTATTGCCGTGATGGTGTTTGGTGCATCTATTGTTTTCACGCAACTGCAAGAGTCCCTCAATCTAATCTGGAAGGCCGATGCCAACTGGGGCATCATTCGCGGCTTCTTGCTAGGACGCATGAATGCCTTTCTCATGGCAGTGAGT
This genomic window contains:
- a CDS encoding DNA starvation/stationary phase protection protein produces the protein MATQPLTIDIGIAEADRKNIADGLSRLLADTYTLYLKTHNFHWNVTGPMFQTLHLMFEAQYTELALAVDQIAERIRSLGFPAPGTYRDYAELSSIPETPGVPPAEEMIRQLIAGQEAVVKTARSIFPLVDAVNDEPTADLLTQRMQVHEKTAWMLRSLLE
- a CDS encoding sulfiredoxin; protein product: MARIQDIPLNQIHRPLYRQNNPEKVAALMESIAVEGLREPIEVLEVEGRYYGFSGCHRYEACARLGHETIRCRVRRAPRSVLMKHLA
- a CDS encoding YihY/virulence factor BrkB family protein; translated protein: MWIYNRLNCYRVALLLLKRTIVAWRHDRASLLAAALAFYTTFSLAPLLVIGISIASLIFNQETVQQSVLEQIQLAIGREGAVTVQAMISAQLRERSGLIPTVTSIAVMVFGASIVFTQLQESLNLIWKADANWGIIRGFLLGRMNAFLMAVSTGLLMLCALVLSTGLTVLARTVGSIVPGAIAIVKILDPLVSVGLIAIAFAAIYKVVPHVKIKWGDVWLGAIITAMLFNLGKLLISLYLTRSGLSSAYGAAGSLVAILTWVYYSAQILLFGAEFTKIYAHTHGSHRPSLSTGK